The DNA window TTGCGAGCCGGTCGAGTCCGCGCTTCGCCTTATCCGGGAGGCGCAAATAGTCCGTCAGGTAGAACTGCGCGGCCAGCACGGCCTCCTCGATATCCTGCACGGTGTCGGGCAGACCCGTTCCGGGGTCGTCCTTCGCCCCCCAGTACAGGTGGGCCATTCCGGCCCTCTCAAGCTCCTCGCGAAGGCGGGCCAGATGCCCGTGGAGCCGATTCACCTCATTGTCGCGCTCCTCGAGCTCGTCGCTGAGGACGTCGATCCGGGACAGCGCTTCGGACAGGTCGGTCTCCAGAGCCGGCACCCGGTCGGACGCCGCGCCGTCGTCGGTCCTCCCCGGGGAGGAGAAGACTGTGAGTGCTGGGGGTGCGGACAGTCGTGCTGATAGTGCGGCGGCGGTTGCCACGACCCGGTCGATGTCGGCATCCGGCGAGAGTCGGAAGGGGTCGGGTGGGAAGCACCTGTGTCTCAGACCGTCGGAGCCCGGGTCGAGTGGTGCCTGGGAGTAGATGCGCACGTATCCGTTGTGGGCGGCGAGGTTCCCCAGCCGTGCGCACAGCGCTCCGGCGGCCGAGCGGTCCAGGGTGAAGACATTGGCGAACCCGCGGGTGCGTTCTGCGATCCGGTGCGCGCGTTCGAGCCAGGCGTCATCGCCGCGCTCCGGCTGGGTGCACACGATCACCGGTAGGAGCCGGCCGGGCAGTCGCAGCACCTCGTTGACGAGGATCGGTACGGCGCCAGCCGGCACGGGCTCCGGCGCGGACAGGAGCGGCAGCGCACCAAAGCGCGGTTTCCCCGGTATTGCGAGGAGGTCGTCGACGACGCGGGGGTGCTCGATCCTGACCGGACCGGTCGGGTCGGTCGTTTCCAGCCGGTTCTCCACCATGACATTGACGCGCCCGTCATCGCCCGCGGCCCTGACCACGACCGTCCACCTGGTGATCGTTCCGGCGTCCGTCATCCTGTCCCGGACAATGCCTTCGACGCCGTCGAGGGCCCGCACGTCGTCGGACACCGGGCGCAGGCTCACCGTCCGTTCCCGATCGGCCATGGGGATGAGGCTCTCCCCGTCCGGCAGATCGGTGCGGGCCCCGTCGGTGGCCCAGGCGGTCACGCGCGTTCTCGCATCGGATAAGTACCGGGCGATGCCGTCGGTCGGCCGGTCGTACCACTGGATGCGTGACAGCACGCTCATGGAAGTCCTTCTCGAGTCGGGCGGTGGCGATCCTCGGATGTTCTCACGACGAGCATTGATCCGCCTTGTCACCCACCATTGTGTTTCTTGTGCTGGTCCGGTTCGACCCGGCTTCTTCCGGTGCGCCGCGGGGGCGCCCGGCGGGAGCGGGTGATCGGCCCCGAGGTCCGGCGGCTCCCCGAAGAGCGCCCGTTTCAGCGGTCCGCCCGCGGTCACCGGCTCGGCCCTCTGCTTCGGTCACCATATTGGCGCCGGACGCCCCGGGCCGCCCTGTTCGCTCTTGGCGTCGGGGGTGCATCATCGCGCGCGCCGTGCACTGCGCTCAAAGGTGCCCGCGTGCTTTTCGGATGCTTCGGATCGACGACGCCGGGCGCGGGGCGGACCGACGCACCCGGACAGTAGACGGCGACGCCCTACTAGGGTGTCGGCATGAGCTCTGATCGGACCGACCTGCCCGCCGCTTGCGACGTCGTCATCAAAGGTGTGCGCGAGGAGCCGGCGCCCGACGACGGTCGGCGCGTCCTGGTCGACCGGCTGTGGCCGCGCGGGGTGAGCCGGGGGCGCGCGGCGCTGGACGAGTGGGCGAAGGACGCCACGCCGTCGACGGCGCTGCGCCGGGCCTTCCACTCCGGCGACCTGGACTGGGATCGCTTCGTCCCCGCCTACCGCGCCGAGTTGGAGGAGCCGCCCGCGCGCGAGGCGGTGGAGGGGCTGCGCGCCGAAGCGCTGAGCGGGCGGGTGACCCTGCTGATCGCCGGGCACGACCGCGTCCGCACCCACGCCCGGGTGCTGCGCGAAGCCATCCTCGGCGTGGACGACCCCGACCTGCCTCGCTGAGGCCGGCTGATTCGACGGGGGAGCCCCGATCCCCGGGGAGGGGCCGGGGATCGGGTGCGCGACCCGGCCGGACCGGCTGCAGGCTTCGGCAGCGGGTCGCGCGGGTGCGGGCGCGGGCGAAGGCGCGCGACCCGGCCCGCCCGCCGTCCGCCTACTGCTCCCGCCCGCCGCGCCGCTGCCGGCGCAGGTCCTCCCAGTGGGCCAGGCGCTCGCCAATGCGGCGCTCGTGGCCGTTGGCGGTCGGGACGTAGAGGGGCTCGCGCTCGCCCGGCCGCGGGTAGCCGTCGGGGAAGTAGTCGGCCCCGGAGAAGCCGTCGGCGGCGTCCGGGTCGTACTGGTAGCCGGCCCCGTAGCCGAGCTCCTTCATCAGACGCGTGGGCGCATTGAGAATGTGCGCGGGCGGGGCGAGCGAGCCCGTGCGGCGCGCCGCCTCCCGCGCCCGGCCGAGCCCCCGGTAGAGGGCGACCGACTTGGGTGCCGTGGCCAGGTGGACCACCGCCTGGGCGATGGCCAGCTCGCCCTCCGGCGAGCCCAGCCGCTCGTAGGCCTCCCAGGCGGCCAGCGCCGCCTGCAGCGCGGCAGGGTCGGCCAGGCCCACGTCCTCGCTGGCGAAGCGCACGAGCCGCCGCGCCACGTAGCGCGGGTCCTCCCCTCCGTCCAGCATGCGCGCCAGCCAGTACAGGGCGGCGTCGGGGTCCGAGCCGCGCATGGACTTGTGCAGGGCGGAGATGAGGTTGTAGTGCTCCTCGCCGGACTTGTCGTACAGGGGCGCCCGGGAGGCGACGACGGCGGTCAGGGCCTCGGCGTCCAGGAGCGGCCCGCCATCGGCGGCCCCGCCGCGCGCTGCGCTCCCGGCCTCCGGGGCCCCGGCCCCGGCGCTCTCGCCGCTCGATGCCGCCCCGCCCCCGCCGCTCCCGGCCTCCGGCGCCCCGGCGCGCGCCCAGCCCAGGACCTGCTCGACCATGCTCAGCAGGTAGCGGCCGTCGCCGTCGGCCATGGCGATCAGCGCGGCGCGGGCCTGCCCGGTCAGGGGCAGTTCCCGCCCGGTGAGCGACTCGGCGCGCTCCAGCAGCTCGGCCAGGGCGCCCCCGTCCAGGCGGCGCAGGACCAGGACCTGGCAGCGCGACAGCAGGGCGCCGTTCAGCTCGAAACTGGGGTTCTCCGTCGTCGCCCCCACCAGGACGACCGTCCCGTCCTCGACGTAGGGCAGGAAGGAGTCCTGCTGGGCGCGGTTGAACCGGTGGATCTCGTCGACGAACAACAGCGTTCCCCGCCCGATCTGGCGGCGGCGGGCCGCGGCGGCGAAGACCCGGCGCAGGTCCGTCACCCCGGAGAAGGTCGCGCTGACCTGCTCGAAGACCAGGCCGGTGCGGTCGGCCAGCAGCCGGGCGATGGTCGTCTTGCCGCAGCCGGGCGGGCCCCACAGGACGATGGAGGACAGGCGGCCGGAGGCGACCATGCGGCCCAGCGGCGCGTCGGGCGCCAGCAGGTGGTCCTGGCCGACGACCTCGGTCAGCTCGCGCGGGCGCAGGCGGTCCGCCAGCGGGCGCGTCGGATCGACGACGCCGCCGTCCTCCGCCGCGGCGTCGAAGAGGGAGGGGGCGTCCTGCGGGCTCATGCGCCCAGGTTACGGCCGGACCCCTCCCGCCCCGCCCAGGCGGCCAGACCGGCGGGGCCGGCCACCTCGTCCAGGGCCGTCTCGACGGCGCCCACCAGCGCGGCGTCGGCCCCCAGCTCGCCGCCGGCGATGCGCGGCCGGTCCTCGCGCAGGCACCGCATGAGGCCGCCGGTCAGGGCCTCCTCGAAGGCCTCGGGGCAGTGGGAGCGCAGGAGCGGTCCGAGTCCGCCGAGGGTGACGACGTCGGGGTCGGTGACGTTGATCAGCCCGGCCAGGCCCCGCCCCAGGCTCGCCGCCGCGGTGGCGAGCGCGGGGCGGTGGGCGGGCTCGCCCCGGACGATGGCCGCCTCGACGGCCGACGGCGAGTCGTCGTCGGCCCCCAGCCGCCCGGCCAGCGGCCCGGCGCCCAGGACGGTGTCCCAGCAGCCCCGCGCCCCGCAGCTGCACAGCGCCCGCGGGTCGCCCAGGGGGAGGTGGCCGACTTCCATGGCCAGGCCGGTCGCCCCCAGCACGGGCGCGCCGTCGAGGACGAGGCCGCCGCCGACGCCGGTGAGAACGGTCAGGTGCAGGGCGGCGCGTGCCCCGCGCGAGGCGCCGCGGCGGGACTCGGCCAGGGCTTCGCAGGTGGCGTCGTTGGCGACGAGGAGGGCGGCCCCCGGAGCCCTCAGGGGGGCGAGGCTCACCCGGTCCCAGTCCAGGACGGAGGACTGGACGACGCTCCCGTCGCGGACGGTGGCGGCCGCGGCGACCGACACGGCTCGCACTCTGCCCGCGCGGGCGCCTGCCTCGGCGGTCACCGCCGCGCGGATCGGGGCGAGCACGTCGGCGGGGCCGCGGCCGCGGTGGGGGGCGCGAGCCACGACCGTCAGGCGGCCGTCGAGGCCGGCGCTCACCATTCGCCAGCCGGTGGCGGTGATTTCGACGGCGATAATGAGCGGGCCTCGCGGGTGCGCGGTGAGCGCCGACGTGGGGCGCCCGCGGCCGTGGGGGACCGGTTCCCCCTCGGTCAGGACGGCGGCCCGGCGCATCTTGGTGACGAGGTCGGCGGCCGTGCCGGTGGAGATCCTCAGCTCCCGGGCGACTTGCGCCCGGGTGATGCCGGGGGACCGGCGCACCAGGGCGCAGACGTCGGCCGCCAGGGCCCAGTGGAGCTGATTGGCGGTACTGCGCCGTTGCACCGTGCGTCGTTGCGCCATGGGGTTCTCGCGCTCCCTGTCTGTTCCTGATCTGTCCCTTGTCGGGCGAGGCATCTGTTGGGCGGGCCTCTCGTCGGGCGGGGTGCCCGCCGGGCGGCTCCTCGTCCATCTTCGCCCATGGTGCGTCTAGCAATTTGATCGGATCACGAGTTTAATAGATGCCATGACTTCGGCCGCCACCCGTCTCGCCCACTGTCGCGCCATCCTCCTCGATATGGACGGCACCCTGGTGAACTCCCACGCCGCCGTCGAGGCCGCCTGGAAGGCCTGGGCCCGCGACAACGGCCTGGACCCGGCGGCCGTGCTGGCGGTGTGCCACGGCCCGGACGCCGCCACCACCGTGCGGCGCTTCCTGCCGGGCATCGGGGCGGCGGAACTGGCCCGCCACGTCGCCGCCCACCTGGAGCGCGAGTGCGCGGACACCGACGGCGTGCTCCCCGCCCCCGGCGCCCCGGAGCTGGTGGCCTGGCTGAACGAGCGGTCCCTGCCCTGGGGCGTGGTCACCAACGCGCACCTGCGCCTGGCCCGCGCCCGACTGGGGGCCGCCGGGATCGAGGCGCCGGTCATCATCTCCTTCGACGACGTCGAGCACGGCAAGCCCCACCCACAGGGGTATCTGCTGGGGGCGTGGTGCCTGGGGGTCGAGCCCGGCCGGACGGCCGGGGTGGAGGACTCGGCCCCCGGCCTGGCGGCGGCGCGGGCCGCGGGGACGCTCGTCGTAGCTGTGGGCGGGTCCCGGGACGGCGACGTCGTGTGCCGCGATCTGCACGAGCTGCGCCGGCTCCTGATCGCGGCGGCTGACCGGCTGCCATGAGGATCGCGGACCGCCGACGCCGGATACTCTGCCGCACTCGACCGAGGGTCTGCTGAGGCGAGGAGCGCGTACACGCGCCGCCGGCGCGGGCCGCCCGGCCCGCCCGGCCCCGGGCCCGCCGGACCGGGCAGGCCCGGGGCCCGCACTCACCGCCAGGCGAGGCGCGAGATGACGGCCACCAGGCGCGTGCGGCCATGGTCCTGGGTGAGCGCGGTGAAGCCGTGATGGGTGTAGAAGGCGGCGGCCGCGTCGTCGATGGCGTCCACGACGAGCAGTCGTGCCGCCACGAGCCCGCTGGCCCGGTCGGCCGTCGCGACGGCGTGCGCCAGGAGCGCGCCGCCGACGCCCTGTCCGCGCAGTGAGCGGTCGATGGCGAGACGGGCCAGGAGGAAGGCGGGCAGCACGGCCGGCTGCCCGCGGCCCAGCCGGCGCGGCAGGTCGTCCGTCACGATCGCCGTCGACGCCAGCGAGTAGTAGCCCAGAATGGTGCCGCCGGTGTCGGTCTCGTGCGCCGGCACGAGAACCTGGGTGGCCGCGGTGCGGCGGCGCTGGGACGCCCAGGCGAATTCCGCCAGCCATCGGTCGAGCTCGGGGCGGCCGCAGCGGAAGGGTCCGGCGTCGTCGTCCTGTCGCAGTGGGCGCACGCGCAGCGAGTGCGGCTCGATGCTCACAACCCGAGTTCCTCGGCGCGCGCGCGGGCGCGCACCATTGCGGGAGCCGAGGGCGCGTCGGACTCGATCGCGGCCACAAGCGCGTCGAAGACCTCGCCCGACACCTTGATCGATCGGGCGAGGTCGGTGCGGGCGGCGGTGCGAGCGGCCGTGCGCACGTACTCCGTGACGGTCCGGCCGGTCAGGCCGGCGGCCTCCTCGATCTCCGCCTTCTCCGCGGCGGGCAGACGCAATTCCAGACGTGCCGTGGACGTTCCCATGACATGACACTACCTCATACGGCGCATCGCCGTACATGTCGGGATGGGCGCAGCGGAAGGGTCCGGCGTCGTCGTCCTGTCGGTGGGCGCACACGCAGCGAGTGCGGCTCGATGCTCACAGCCCGAGTTCCCCGGCGCCGGGCTTGCATCCGCCCAGAAAATAGATATCATTTTGCTATATCCGGTCCCCCGGGCGCGAACCTTCGCCCGGCGCCGGCGCCACCGAGGAGGCCCCGTGCCAGACATGTCCGATACGCCGAGCTCCCCCGCCGCAGCGGCCCCGCGCAGCGGCGCGCCCGGATCGTCCGCCGCCCGCGTCGATATCACCGAAAGACCCGCGCGCACCGCCGGCTCGGGCGCGGCCTTCCTCGTCCTGATCCTGTACCTGGCCCTCATCGCCGGGTCCATCGCCACAGTCCTCAGGGTCGCCTTCGACGCCGACGCGGGCAGGCCGGTGGCGGTCGCGCTCGTCTCCGGCGCGTCGGTGGTCCTGGTGCTCGCCCTGCTGCTCATGTTCACCAGCCTGGTCATTGTCGTCCCTGGTCAGACCAGCGTTCGCCAGTTCTTCGGCCGCTACATCGGCACCGTGCGGCGCCCGGGGATCGCGCTCGTCCCGCCGCTGACCGGCGGCAAGAAGGTTTCCGTCAAGGTCCACAACTTCGAGACCAGCGAGCTCAAGGTCAACGACCTGGAGGGCAACCCGATCAATATCGCCGCCATCGTCGTGTGGCAGGTGGCCGATACGGCCCGCGCCGTCTTCGCCGTCGAGGCCTACGAGGAGTTCATCAAGGCCCAGGCCGAGTCCGCGCTGCGCCACGTGGCCACCATCCACCCCTACGACGAGCCCGGCCCGGGCGAGACCTCGCTGCGCGGGGGCACCGATCACGTCTCGGCCGAGCTGGCCGCCGAGGTCGCCGCCCGCGTTGAACTGGCCGGCCTGGAGGTCGTCGAGGTGCGCATCTCCTCGCTCGCCTACGCCCCCGAAATCGCTCAGGCCATGCTCCAGCGCCAGCAGGCCAGCGCCGTCATCGCCGCCCGCGAGCAGATCGTCGAGGGCGCCGTCACCATGGTCGACCAGGCCCTCAGGCGCCTGGAGACCGACGACATCGTCACCATGGACGACGAGCGCCGCGCCCAGATGGTCTCCAACCTCCTGGTGGTGCTGTGCTCCGACCAACGCACCCAGCCGGTCATCAACACCGGCTCCCTGTACGCGTAAGGCCCCGGCGATGAGAAACGTCGATGGCGGATAGGCGGCGCAAGCAGGTCCTGCTGAGACTGGACCCCGCCGTCCACGCGGCTATCGCCAAGTGGGCGGCGGACGACCTGCGCTCGGTCAACTCCCAGATTGAGATCATCCTGCGCCGCGCGCTCGCCGACGCCGGCCGCGGCGTCCGGGCCGCCCCCATGCGCGGACGCGGGCGGCCGCGCAAGGACTCCGGGGAGGCGCGCGAGGAGGGGTGACGACGGCGCTCGTGGTCCGCGACCGGGCCGCCGTCCCGCCGATCCACTGGGTTCGCCGCGGGCCCGTGGGGAGGGTGGTCGCCCGTCTCGGCGAGGTCCATGACGTCGGCGTCGGCGCGGGCACCCGCGCGGAGGGCGGGCGCGGACCGGGCGGGCGCCCCGTTCGACCGTGCCGGCCCCGCGGAGGCGCCCTGACCCGCGAGATCGTCACTTAACCCGCGAGAACGTCTGCTAGAGGTACGTTCTCGCGGGTTACCCGGCGATCTCGCGGACCGCCACGCCGATCCCCGGACGCCCCCGTCCGTGAGCGCCGCCCGGTGCTCCACACGTAGTCCACGCGCGCTCCTCCCGAAGGAGGACCCGTCCCGCCTCTTGGCCCGGCGCCCGGACTGCGCGGCCGGCCGAAGAGAGGAGGGGATCGCGCCCTCGTGCAGGAGCCCCGGGCGGGTCCGTCCCCGCGATGCTTCTCCTGTCACCAACAGGATGCGGGAACGGCGGATGGCCGATCCCGCCATTGATCAGGAGGGATCATGACTGAGACCGCACGATGGCGTCACCGCCCGTGCCGGGGCACGATGCTCGCCGGTTCCCCGCGGGGGACCCGCTCCCGGGGCTTCGCCTCGGGCAGGAGCTGATCATGTACGCGAGCGATCTCAAGGAGCCCAGCCCGGCCGGCCTGCGCCGCGCCCGCCGGCTCCAGTCCCCCTGCGGGCTGGTCTCGGATTCCGTCCGCCTTCCCAATGGTGAGGGCGAACCGCCCTTCTCGATCTTCACCTCCCTGCTCGACAACCCGTCCGCGGTTCTGCGCACCCAGCGCAACTGGAGCCATTCCAATGCGCAGGGCAATTTCGACGGCGCCGGAGGGGCCATCGACCCAATCCGCGCCAGGGACATCTCCATAGTCGAGTCTTTGGAGAGGTACTCGTCGTGCACGTGGAACGACGCCGATATCGTCATGGCGACCGAGGCCGAGCTCGGCGCCGCCGCCGTGGGTCCGCACCGCTTCCCCCGGTGCTCGGAGCGCGAGCTCGCCGCCGAGGGGGCCACCCTGGTCCGCTACGACCCCCGGCTGCCCATCCGGTGGCAGCGCGCCTGGTCGCTGACGCACGGGCGGGAGGTCTTCGTCCCCGCCAATCTGGTGTACCTGCGATTCCCGATCTATTCCCGGGCCGAGCTCTTCACGCACTCCGTGTCCACCGGCGCCGCGGCGCACTCCGACATGAAGGAGGCCCTCCTGGGCGGGCTGCTCGAGGTCGTCGAGCGCGACTCGATCTCCCTGACCTGGCTCCAGCGCCTGCGTCTGCCGAGCATCGAGGTCGACGAGGCCCTTCTGCGCCCCGAGACCCGGGAGTACCACCGGATGGGGATGTCCTCGGACATCGAGGTGCGCCTGTTCAATGCGACGACGGACTTCGACATCCCCGTGATCTACGGGATCCAGCTCAGCGAGGACCCCGTGCTCTCGCAGGTGGTCGCCGCCACCTGCGATCTGGACCCCGAGCGGGCGCTGGCCAAGATCCACCGGGAGTTCTCCTCGCTGAGGATCGCCCTGCGGGCCCACGCCGGCAGTCCGGACCCCCTGGCCATGCTGGGGACCTCGGTCGTCGGGGGCGCCGTCCTACACGCCCGGGCCTCCCACCGGCGGGTCTTCGACTTCCTCCTCGACGGCGAGCGTCCCGCGGTGCCCCTCCACGAGATCGGCTCGGCCCCCGGGCCCGACGACGACCCGCTGGCCTGGACGGTCGACAAGCTGGCGCAGCGCGACGCCGAGGTCATCGCCGTGGATATCACCACCGACGAGGCGCGCCAGGTGGGCATGCACGTGGTCAAGGTCCTCGTGCCCGAGGCCATGCCGCTCTCCTTCGTCCACTCCGCCCGCTACCTGGGCACGCCCCGGCTCTACCAGGCCCCCTCGGCCATGGGCCTGGCAGTCCACGACGAGGCCTCCATCAATCCCGAGTTCCAGCCCTTCGCCTGACGGCAGCCGGGCGGCGCACGACAACCACGAACGACAAGGAGCACCCATGCTCATCCCACTTCCACGCGACACCCTCATCATCCACGCCGGAGAGTTCGGCCGGCGGGTGGCGGACCTGCTAGACACGTCCCAGGCCCACCTGCTCGAGGCGACCGGCCCCGTCTTCCCCGCCACCGTGCCCTACGCCTCGAGGATCGTCTCGGTGTGGTCGGGCCATCGCCCCGATGACCGGGACCGGATCGACTCGGTCGCCTTCGCCCGGGCGATCCCCGCCGTCGGCGTCGAGCTCCTGCCGACGTCCCTGGAATGCGGTCCCACGGTCGTCCCGGGACGCACCGCCTGCTACGGCTGCTACCGGCGGCGCCTCCACCAGCACCAGGAGCGCACCGTCTCGCTCATGCGGGCCGGCGCGGAGCTTCCGGCGGGCTTCGGCGGGGGCGAGGCGGCCATCGCCGCCGGTTTCATCGGCCAGGCCCTGGCCGATATGGACCGGCGCGACGCGGGGACGTCCCTGGGGGGCGAGGTCAGGGTGTTCGACCTCGTCCAGGGCGGCCTACGCAAGTACGAGACGGTCGCCGTCGACCGGTGCGAGCGCTGCGGCTCGCGCTACGACCGGCTCCGCCACCCCACCGCCGCGATCGCGCACCTGGTCTGAGGAAGAGGAGGAGAATCATTATGGCCTCATCGATGTCCGCCGAGATCATCGGCACCGCCGCCCGCTACGACCAGCAGTTCCAGGTCCCCGACCTGCCCGTCGTCCGACTGGGCGCGGCGGTCGTCGAGGACGAGGACGGCGCCACCCTGTGCGGCGTCCCCAAGCCCCAGATCCTGTCGGGCGAGTTCGCCCGCACCCACCTGCCCGGGCTGCTCGCCAAGTGCGACGGAACCCGCTCCCACGCCCGGCTCGCCGAGGAGCTCTCGCTGAGCGAGGACGCCGTCTTCAAAGCGGTGGCCTTCCTGTGGTCCTGCGGCGCCGTCGAGGACCGGGCGGCGGCCCTGCCGCACGAGGATGTCCCAGAGGAGCTCGCGACACTGCTGTCCCGCCTGGGCGACTGCACCGGGGTCGCGCGCCACTGGACCGAGGGCCTGGACAGGCTCCGGGCCACGCGCATCGCCGTCGTCGGGGATCAGCGCGGGGCAGGCGCGCTGGCTGATCTTCTGAGCGCCTCGTCCTGCGTCGTCGTGGACGCCCCCGACGACGCCGGTCTCGTGGTCTTCGTCGACACCCCGGACTCGCACCCCGACGTCAGCGAGTGGGGGATGCGGGCCTGGGACCGGGGGACCCCGTTCCTCAGGATGGCCCTGCGGCGGGATCTGTTCCAGGTGGGCCCCTACATCGACCCGGACTTCACCCCGTGCATCGACTGCGCCCTCGCCGGCCTTCCGGTGCCCGGCGATGAGCCGGCCGACGCCGCCGCCACTGCCCTCGGCCTGGGGATCGCCTGCCGCACCGTGGTCGCCCTGCTCTCCCGCTGCATGGTGACCCACCTGCCGATCGACACCAGAATCATGAGCCCGGTCACGCTCCGCGCCCTGCACGCCCCCGCGGCGACCCGGGCCGCCTGCCCGACCTGCGGCGACGCGGAGGGGCCGATGTCCGACGTGCCCGGGCTCGCCGCCCGCTACGAGCAGTCCGTCGCCATTCCGCCCCGCGGGTTCGTGGACATCAAGGGGCACCAGGCCCACTACAAGCCCTCCAACCTCAAACTGCAGTTCGAGTTCCGCCGGTACTCGGGGACGGACACGGTGGTCCTGCCCGAGCCGCGGCCCGAGCTCCTGGACGGCCCGGGGGAGGGTCTTGGCCTCGAGACGCTCGGCCTGATCCTCAACTACGCCGCGGGTCTGCGCCCGCAGGCCGAGCAGGGCGGCAAACTGCGCCGCTGGACAGCCGCCGGCGGCAATATCGGCTCGGTCGGGGCGCGGGTCGTCGTCAACGACCCGGACATCCTCCCCGTGGGCACCTACGCCTACAGCGAGTCCGAGCACACGCTGGTCAGGCTGGGCCCGGCGGCCCCGGGGCTCGACGCCCCGGTCGTCCTCATCCTCACGGCCAACGTCGGAAAGGTGGCCAGGAAGTACGGCTCCTTCGCCCTGCGGGTGTCCATCCAGGACGGCGGCTGCTCGGCCATGACCGCGCGCAGAGTCAGCCAGGCCCTCGCCATCCCCTGGAGACCCGTCGCCCGGTGGGACGAGCGCGCCCTGTGCGCCGCCTGCCACGCCGACCCCAATCGGGAGCCCATCACCACCGTGACCTACCTGGGAGACACCCATGCGCACTGAGTTCACCCTGATGCAGAAGATGATCTCCGGCTTCTCGACCGCGGCCCCCACGGCCGACGGCGGCGGAGGAGACCGCATCCTCCGGGGCTTCCCCCAGGAGCGGCCGGTCCCGCTGCCCGAGTCCGCCGGCCCGGGACTCGGCCTGCGGGAGACCCTCGACCGGCGCTCCTCCTCCCTGACCTACGGCACCGACGGCCTGTTCCTCGCCGAACGGCTGGCGTCCCTGCGGGAGGCCCTGCGCCGGGACCGGGAGGACTGGGGGGACGCCGCCGAGGCGGTCCCGCTCGAGGGCTTCGTCTTCGCCCTGCGATGCATCGACCTGGCCCCCGGCGTCTACCGCGTCGACGACGACGGCGCCGCGCACATCGCCCAGCTGCCTCCCCCCGAGCACTGGGAGGACCTCGGGGTCCAGAGAGAGTTCGCCAGGGCCGGTGCGATCGTCTCGGTCGCCGCGGACCTCGACCGGGCGGACTCGTGGGGCGGGACGCACGGCTACCGCGTCGCCATGGCCCGGGCCGCCGCCGTCGTCTACGACTTCCATCTGGCCTGCACGGGCCACGGGCTCGTCGGAACGGTCTTCGCCGGTTTCATCCCCGCCTCCGTGCGCCACATCCTGAAGTCCGACGGCGCCTCACGCCACCAGATGTTCGCCACGACGCTCGCCCCGCCGCCGACCCGCGGCGCCGGCTCCCGCGGCCGCTCCCCCTCGGACGCGCTCATGGCGCAGCCGGTCCCCGCCGGGGCGGGATCCTGACTCCCCGTCCCCGAAAACACGCCGATCTGACGACCCGAACGGAAAGCACACCCATGAACCAGCCGATTATCGATCTCATTGCAGAGGACCTCGACCTCGAGAGTCTGCCCGACGGCGACTCCCTGGCCATGTGGAGCGGATTCTCCTGTCTGAGCAGCGCCTCCTGCCCATTCTCCAGTTATTCCAGCCTGTCGCCGTTCGGCGCATGAGCCGCCGCCCGGAACGACCCGGGGTTCCCGACGGGCCAGAAGACCTCGGAAGGAGGTGACAACAGATGGACAACGACATTGACCTCACCGGCGACGACGTCGAGGTCGAGACCCTCGCGGACGGGAGTGCCCTGGGCTGCTTCGCCTGCGCCACGAGCGGCAGCTCGGCCTCGTGCCCGGCCTCGTCCGCCTCGTCCCTCACGACGGCGTCGAGCTACTCCTGACCACCACCCTCACAACTCCACTCTGAAAGCGAGAACATCCATGAACGACGACATCGACCTGCTCGGCCAGGACGCCGAGCAGGACGTCGAGAGTCTGCCCGAGGGCAACGCCCTGGGCTCGTGGTCCACGGCCGCCTCAGCCAGCAGCGCCTCGTGCCCGGCCACCTCGGCGTCGACCCTCACCTCGGCCTCCAGCTACGGGTGAGCTGGC is part of the Actinomyces sp. oral taxon 414 genome and encodes:
- a CDS encoding DUF488 domain-containing protein; this encodes MSSDRTDLPAACDVVIKGVREEPAPDDGRRVLVDRLWPRGVSRGRAALDEWAKDATPSTALRRAFHSGDLDWDRFVPAYRAELEEPPAREAVEGLRAEALSGRVTLLIAGHDRVRTHARVLREAILGVDDPDLPR
- a CDS encoding replication-associated recombination protein A; the encoded protein is MSPQDAPSLFDAAAEDGGVVDPTRPLADRLRPRELTEVVGQDHLLAPDAPLGRMVASGRLSSIVLWGPPGCGKTTIARLLADRTGLVFEQVSATFSGVTDLRRVFAAAARRRQIGRGTLLFVDEIHRFNRAQQDSFLPYVEDGTVVLVGATTENPSFELNGALLSRCQVLVLRRLDGGALAELLERAESLTGRELPLTGQARAALIAMADGDGRYLLSMVEQVLGWARAGAPEAGSGGGGAASSGESAGAGAPEAGSAARGGAADGGPLLDAEALTAVVASRAPLYDKSGEEHYNLISALHKSMRGSDPDAALYWLARMLDGGEDPRYVARRLVRFASEDVGLADPAALQAALAAWEAYERLGSPEGELAIAQAVVHLATAPKSVALYRGLGRAREAARRTGSLAPPAHILNAPTRLMKELGYGAGYQYDPDAADGFSGADYFPDGYPRPGEREPLYVPTANGHERRIGERLAHWEDLRRQRRGGREQ
- a CDS encoding ROK family protein — translated: MAQRRTVQRRSTANQLHWALAADVCALVRRSPGITRAQVARELRISTGTAADLVTKMRRAAVLTEGEPVPHGRGRPTSALTAHPRGPLIIAVEITATGWRMVSAGLDGRLTVVARAPHRGRGPADVLAPIRAAVTAEAGARAGRVRAVSVAAAATVRDGSVVQSSVLDWDRVSLAPLRAPGAALLVANDATCEALAESRRGASRGARAALHLTVLTGVGGGLVLDGAPVLGATGLAMEVGHLPLGDPRALCSCGARGCWDTVLGAGPLAGRLGADDDSPSAVEAAIVRGEPAHRPALATAAASLGRGLAGLINVTDPDVVTLGGLGPLLRSHCPEAFEEALTGGLMRCLREDRPRIAGGELGADAALVGAVETALDEVAGPAGLAAWAGREGSGRNLGA
- a CDS encoding HAD-IA family hydrolase translates to MTSAATRLAHCRAILLDMDGTLVNSHAAVEAAWKAWARDNGLDPAAVLAVCHGPDAATTVRRFLPGIGAAELARHVAAHLERECADTDGVLPAPGAPELVAWLNERSLPWGVVTNAHLRLARARLGAAGIEAPVIISFDDVEHGKPHPQGYLLGAWCLGVEPGRTAGVEDSAPGLAAARAAGTLVVAVGGSRDGDVVCRDLHELRRLLIAAADRLP
- a CDS encoding GNAT family N-acetyltransferase, yielding MSIEPHSLRVRPLRQDDDAGPFRCGRPELDRWLAEFAWASQRRRTAATQVLVPAHETDTGGTILGYYSLASTAIVTDDLPRRLGRGQPAVLPAFLLARLAIDRSLRGQGVGGALLAHAVATADRASGLVAARLLVVDAIDDAAAAFYTHHGFTALTQDHGRTRLVAVISRLAWR
- a CDS encoding type II toxin -antitoxin system TacA 1-like antitoxin, whose translation is MGTSTARLELRLPAAEKAEIEEAAGLTGRTVTEYVRTAARTAARTDLARSIKVSGEVFDALVAAIESDAPSAPAMVRARARAEELGL
- a CDS encoding SPFH domain-containing protein, with protein sequence MSDTPSSPAAAAPRSGAPGSSAARVDITERPARTAGSGAAFLVLILYLALIAGSIATVLRVAFDADAGRPVAVALVSGASVVLVLALLLMFTSLVIVVPGQTSVRQFFGRYIGTVRRPGIALVPPLTGGKKVSVKVHNFETSELKVNDLEGNPINIAAIVVWQVADTARAVFAVEAYEEFIKAQAESALRHVATIHPYDEPGPGETSLRGGTDHVSAELAAEVAARVELAGLEVVEVRISSLAYAPEIAQAMLQRQQASAVIAAREQIVEGAVTMVDQALRRLETDDIVTMDDERRAQMVSNLLVVLCSDQRTQPVINTGSLYA